The Macaca nemestrina isolate mMacNem1 chromosome 1, mMacNem.hap1, whole genome shotgun sequence genome contains the following window.
GCTCACTGACTCACTGAGAactaagattctttttttttttttttttttttttttttttttttttttttagaaggagtctcactctgttgccaggcaggagtgctatggcacaatctcgactcactgcaacctctgcctcctgggttcaaacaattctcttgcctcagactcctggctagctggggactacaggcgggttccaccacccctggctaatttttgtgtttttattagagacggggtttcatcatgttggtctggctggtctcgaactcctgacctcctgatctgcccgcctcagtaccccaaagtgctgggattacaggtgtgagccatggtgccaggCCCTGaatttcatttctctctcctctcagtGAAAATTGCTACCAAGGCCAATCCACTGTTTGGGAACTCCCTGAAGCCTGACAGTCTCCGGTTCCAGCTGGAGACGTCACTGAAGCGGCTGCAGTGTCCCCGAGTGGACCTCTTCTACCTGCACATGCCAGACCACAGCACACCGGTGGAAGAGACGCTGCGCGCCTGCCACCAGCTGCACCAGGAGGTGAGGGGACCCCTGAGCTCTGGGAGGTGGCCCGCTGCTGCTCTCATTCTGATCCCACTGGTGAGATCAGAGGCACCAAGGCGGTCCCAGGGTGGAGCAGGGAACAGCCCCACTCCCAGGggccccaccctggcctccccttCCTGGTCTGGGCTGCACTGCACTCTGACTGGAGCCTCACCCCTGCAGGGCAAGTTCGTGGAGCTTGGCCTCTCCAACTATGCCGCCTGGGAAGTGGCCGAGATCTGTACCCTCTGCAAGAGCAATGGCTGGATCGTGCCCACTGTGTACCAGGTGAGGGCCGGGGCTGCAGAGGCCAAGGTCTCCAGAACTCCTACTCATCCTGGGCTCACTATTCCCCTCTGACTCCCCCGGTACCCTCTACATAGCCGCCACCCCCTGTTCAAACCCTGCAGATGGCTCCCACATACCCTCAGGATGCCATTCAAGCTCCTCAGGCTGGCCACTGGGCATCTGTTTCCTTCCTGCCTATCTGTGTATCTTGGACCCTTCCTTCCCCACCTGGCCCTGCACTCAGCCTGGAACACGCCCTGCCCTGCACTGCCCCTTCCCCGGGAGAACGGTTCAGGTCTCACATATGGTGtcttcctctggaagcctttcTACACGGGCCCAGAAGACCCTGAGACCTCAGGTCCTCGTTTACCTCCTcatcattcattccacaaatgtttGTACACCTGCTTGGTGCCAGGCACTGGTCACGGAACTTTCTAGTCTATTGTGAATGCCTCATTACTCGATTATAACTGTTTATACTTGACCTTATTATAAAACCTTGAGGGAAGGGACCCTGTCCTTTTGGCTTAAGAATCTAAATCTGACAACCAGCTCCTAGTTGGTGCTCATGAAAGTTGGCTCAGTGAATGAATTTTCCTCGGGCATAAGCCCCTTTCACCAGCACCAGTAAGAATAAGTAAATGCCCAGATGGTTAAAGTCCTAGAATTGTTAAGGTCTGAAATAAGGGTTCTATAAGGGTAAATTTGAGGTCCCTTCTTTTGACACATCCAccctctgccctgggcccccCTCCTTTGCAGGGCATGTACAACGCCATCACCTGGCAGGTGGAAACGGAGCTCTTCCCCTGCCTCAGGCACTTTGGACTGAGGTTCTATGCCTTCAACCCTCTGGCTGGTACGTGGAGCATTCCTGGCCCTGACTCAGCCTATTTCCAACCCACAGATGCTCAGCCCAGGACCTGGGAAGCAGGGAGGGTTTGACAAACTTTGACCTCTCAGGTcaaagaagtcaaggctgcatcCTTCAGCCCTCCTGggtccctgcccctcccctagACCAGAGCCCTGAGGGATGTGGCAGCTTCTGGGGCACTCTGGGCCCGGGGGCTGATCGCTGCCTTCCCGCAGGGGGCCTGCTGACTGGCAGGTACAAGTATGAGGACAAGGACAGGAAACAGCCCGTGAGCCGCTTCTTTGGGAATCAGTGGGCAGAGCTGTACAGGAATCGGTGAGCTGGGGGTGCTTGGTGTGGATGGCTGGGGTGGGGTCGGCTTTATGTGGAATGAAGTCCTGGCTGCTCCTGGGGTAAGGCCTTTCCTCGCTGCTGCACCTACTCCCCTGCATCCCTTCAGGAATTTCCAAACCCTCCGTGTGTTTTCTTGTTGTCTGGGGACCTCCAGGAGGAAATGAGGCTCCCTGGACCTCAGGGTCTTGAAGTCGTAGCTCTTTCCTGAGCACTCACCTgctgggaaggaaagaaggagccCTGCAGGgaggtccaggaggcctggggcCGAGTCCTGTTACATCCCAGTGGCCCTTGTGTCCCTAAGGAAAATAAGAGCAGGCTGCTGAGTCGTCAGGAATAAAGACTCTTTGAGGTCTCTGCTGAGGGGCCAGCATCCTGGGTGGTTCTGACGCCCAGCAAAGTGGGAGACGCATGGCTGGAGAGCGCACCTGTCCCTCAGGGCtgcagggtgtggggtggggcagtGGCCGTCGTTGGCTCTTTGGTTGTGGCTCCCAGTGTGATCCCCATGGTACTGACCCCTGTGCCACTGTCCCCCCTTCCCAGCTACTGGAAGGAGAACCACTTCGAGGGCATTGCCCTGGTGGAGAAGGCCCTGCAGGCTGCGTATGGCGCCAGCACCCCCAGCATGACCTCGGCCACCCTCCGGTGGATGTACCACCACTCACAGCTGCAGGTAACCAGCAACCCTGGGCCCTCAGCTCCTTACCTTCCAGGGGGACCAGTAATGTCTTTCGATGAGGGCTAAAACATTTGTTTATTGATTCCTctaaaatttctctttctttcaactCTCACAAACATTC
Protein-coding sequences here:
- the LOC105483115 gene encoding aflatoxin B1 aldehyde reductase member 3 translates to MSQPLSLARPATVLGAMEMGRRMDAPTSAAVTRAFLERGHTEIDTAFVYSDGQSETILGGLGLGLGGSDCRVKIATKANPLFGNSLKPDSLRFQLETSLKRLQCPRVDLFYLHMPDHSTPVEETLRACHQLHQEGKFVELGLSNYAAWEVAEICTLCKSNGWIVPTVYQGMYNAITWQVETELFPCLRHFGLRFYAFNPLAGGLLTGRYKYEDKDRKQPVSRFFGNQWAELYRNRYWKENHFEGIALVEKALQAAYGASTPSMTSATLRWMYHHSQLQGAHGDAVILGMSSLEQLEQNLAAAEEGPLKPAVVDAFNQAWNLVAYECPNYFR